GGATCATCTCCGGAACGGCCGCCGTTGCGGCTATCATAGTGGGTAGGCAAATCTGTCCGATACACTGTCGAAGTGACCCGATCGACCTCTTTATAGTTATAAAGACCTGTCTTGGTATCACTGCCAGGTATGGTTACATACTCTCTTTTTATAATGGAATAAGAGTCCGCTCCCGGTACTTCCGTCCATTCCAGCTGCAGGCGACCATCTCCGAGCAGACTGCTCTTGGTCTTCAGAGCTAGTTTATCGCGCCCTTTCTTATCTATCTTAACGATCCAAAGTTTTGGCTTTTTAAGCTTTTTACCTGTGCGCTCATCATCCCGTTGCAGCAAATAGAGCGTATCAAAGACACCCCAGCTCTCACCTTGCTTGGCTAGACCATATTCCGTATGCTCTCCATTTGCCTCCACTCTAGTCGCAGAGAAATGATAAGCTGGCTCAATCACTATCTGCCGCTTATCATTCAGCTTAAAGTCACCTCCTAAAATAGCTCGTAAGTTGCTATCCCCATAAATTTCAAAGGAAGAAATCAACTCAGTCTGTCCTGCATGGGGCAGTGTCTCAAAATCGTTAGGCTTTTGTACCTCTGTCGGAAATGTAATAGGCTCATTTTCCTTGATCTGAATGACCTTTTCTTGGACATCATAAGGAGTATTTTTGCTGTATTTTTCTCTCAGCTTACGAACACTTTCCGAAAATTGGCTGCTTTGCTCTCCCGGACCGCCACCATTCTTTTGAAAAAGACTGCAGCCCATCAGAAAACAAATCAACAGAGTAAGCAGAGAAATGAAACGGATTTTCCTACTCATGATTTTCCCTCCTGAAATAGATATTCTTAACATATTATACCATATTTTATTTGAGGCGTCTTTGTTTTTTGTAAACGGATTCATATATCTGTAATTTTGCAAATAAATTCTTACTTTTTTATAGAGACAGCTTTCCTCAAAACACTGCTTTTCCTCTAGTTGCTTTTAAATTCAAGAGGATTTAACCAATTCCCTTCTTAAAATATAGAAAAAACCAAGCCAGATAGAACTTGGTTAATTTTATAAGGAGCCATTCTATTTTATTTAAGTCATTCAATCCTGATAGAGACTGTCTCCATTCGTCGCAATGACTTCTTTGTACCAATCAAAAGATTTTTTCTTGTAACGGGCTAGAGTTCCGCTACCGTCATCGTTGCGGTCAACGTAGATAAAGCCGTAGCGCTTGCTGAGTTCTGCAGTGCTGGCTGAGACCAGGTCAATACAGCCCCAAGTGGTGTAACCTAGCAATTCTACGCCGTCTTCCAGCGCTTCTCCTACCTGCTGCAAGTGCTGTTTGAGATAATCAATGCGGTAATCATCTTCAACCGTTGGACCAGTTGGACCATCCACCAAGACATCCTTGGCCCCGAGACCATTTTCCACGATGAAGAGAGGCAGCTGATAGCGGTCATAAAAGCTATTTAACACCAAGCGCAGGCCGACTGGGTCAATCTGCCAACCCCATTCCGAGCTAGCCAGATGAGGATTTAGGATGCCACCTAAAAGATTGCCTCGGCCGGAAGAATAATTTTCCGGATCATGAGCCGCAACCACACTCATATAGTAAGAGAAGGAAATGAAGTCTACAGTATTTTCAGCCAAAAGCTCTTTGTCGCCCGGCGCAAACTGAATTTCAATGCCATTCTCTTTGAAGAAACGATTGATATAGGCTGGATATTTTCCACGCGCATGGATATCAGAGAAGAGATAGTTTTGATTTTCAAATTCCCGAGCTGCCAGCACATCTTCAGGCTTAGGCGTCATAGGATAGGCTGGCATAGCCAGAACCATACAGCCAATCTTAAAATCAGGATTGATCTCATGACCGATTTTCGTTGCCAAGGCAGAAGCCACCAGCTCATGATGGACCGCTTGATAGAGGTCCTGCTTGGACAGTTCTTCAGCTGGTGTGGCAATGCCTCCGCTCATAAAGGGCGCATGGAGGACAGAGTTGATTTCATTAAAGGTCAGCCAATACTTGACCTTATCCTTGTAGCGGGTAAAAACCGTGCGGACGTATCGCTCGTAGAAGCCAATCAAATCGCGGTTGGCCCAGCCATTGAACTGACGCGCCAAATGCAGGGGCGTTTCATAGTGAGACAAGGTAATCAGCGGCTCAATGCCATATTTGGCCAGTTCGTCAAAAAGATTGTCATAAAATTGCAGACCAGCTTCATTGGGCTCCGGCTCGTCCCCATTTGGGAAAATCCGAGACCAGGCAATGGAAGTCCGGTAGACCTTGAAGCCCATCTCTGCAAAGAGGGCAATGTCCTCCTTATAGCGATGATAGAAATCAATCCCTTCCAGTTTGAGATTATCTGCTGTCGGCCCCTCGGTAATCAAAGGATTGCGGTCACCTGGCTTGGCTGGCACTCCGCCTTTTGGAGTCACATCCTGAACAGACAGGCCTTTTCCATCCAGATTATAGGCACCTTCATACTGGTTGGCTGCAGTTGCACCGCCCCAGAGGAAATTCTGCGGAAATTTACCCATTTGCATTTTCTCGCTTTCGTTTTTTTTATATTTATATTATAATAGTTGTCAAACATATTTTCTAACACAATTATCTTAATAAATTGTACTATTCTATGAAAGAGTGTCCCCATGATTGATTTAGGCCAACTACATAAAAATACCGTTTTTAAAAACCAAGGAACCCCTTATTCTCTGACCCGCACCATCACTGAGAATGGTCATCCAGATATTCTTTTCCACTGGCATACCGATGTTGAAATGATTTATGTCCACGAAGGAAAAGCACAATTTCATATTGATGATGACTACTTTAACAGCGAAAAAGGTGATATTATCCTGATTCGCCCCAATGCCCTACACTCCATCCACCCCATCAACGACGAGCGCCATTATATGGACGCCATTAATTTTCATCTGGATCTGATGGGTTACTCTGCCATGGATCAGGCCAGCATCAACTACCTGCAGCCCCTCTACAATGGCCAGCTGGACTTGACTCATGTGATCAAGCCTACGGATACAGCCTATGCGGAGATTCGCCAGTGCCTCTTAGCAGCTATGGAAACAGGCTATTTCCGCAAATCTCACTACGAGTTTCAGCTCAAAGCCCAACTCAACCAGCTCTTCTACCTGCTCTTTGAGAACGGCTATGTCATTTCCAAAGACCTGTCACCCGAAGGCTATCGCAAGGAAGAAAAAATTCGCTCCATCATTGACTACATCAATACCCACTACCAAGAAGACCTAAATATTGACCAACTGGCTGGTATCTGTGGCTACAGCTCCACCCATTTCATGAACTTCTTCAAGAAGCATCTGGGCGTTTCCTGCATTGAGTACCTGATTCAATTCCGCCTGCGCAAAGCAGCCGAACTCCTGCAGCACTCTAACCTCTCTGTACTGGAAATCTCCAGCCAAGCAGGCTTTAATAACCTGTCCAACTTCAACCGCCAGTTTAAAAAATACTACCAAATGACACCAAGCCAGTATCGGAAGAAATGAGAAAAAGGCCTGTCCATATTATCGGACAGGTCTTTTATCAGTAATTCCTGCTTTGTAAAATATCCATAATATCTTCATGCCTATCTGCATTATTGTTTGATGAAACCGCCCATATCATCAATAAAATCCAGCCTAGTAGGGTCGGACTAAGTAGAAAGCATAGAAGAAAAATAATCAACTTACTTCCTGTTCGACAAATCAAAGCTGGAAGAATAGCTAACCAAGTGAATAAAGCAATTAAAATAATAATAACACTTAAAACAATATTCTCATATTCGACAGACATACTAGATGCTATTTGAGGTAAAAAGAACAAATAAATAACTGTATAGGTAGGAATTGCATAAAGCATAAAAAAGATAAGATTAGTTAGAGATTGTTTCATAATTAATTTCCTTATTTTCTATAAACTGAATTCTTATGTTCAGTATATTCTCCAAAAGTAAGTTCTCTACGATTGTTTTTCAATAGTACCCCATAAAGCTTCCGAGTCGTTCCATCATTATCTGATATCAAAGTGATAACTATATTCGCCACGTATTCCTTGGGTTCTTGAGGTGCTCCATTGTCATCTAAAACAAGGCCCCAAACTTTTGTTTCCTGACTAGGTTCTTCTATTTTTACTTTAAAAAGTGTTTCTCCCCCTGATGTAATCATACTTCCTGTTCCATCTTCTTTAATTACGTAGCGAATACTTGATGTCCAATTAACATAGTCGCCTGCCCACTCTTTGTAGAGCGATGAATTATTGCTAATTGAAGATTCCGTACTATTGGTAGATGACGGTTTCGTTACCTTTGTAGTATAATCGAGAGCAATCCATCCTTTTCCAGACTTCACACGCCCCCAAAGATGTCCATCCGTTTGAACCGTTTCAGTAATCGTGTAAACCCCTTTCTCAATGAAACCTAAATCTTTCCCATTTAATGCTGGTTTTTCGCGAATAATCAAATTGTCAATATCGACTTGCACTTGATAATTTACTGGTACCGAAGCAACGCTACTAGACTGAGTAGAGCTATTTTGTTTTTCTTGAACATTAGTTGATGATTCTTTTTCAGCAACTTCTTCCTGATTTTTTGTATCCCGAATCTGGTTACTAGATGCTTGAACAGTTGCTATTTGAGTACGATAAGTATTAATAGCATTTTTATAGATGATAAAAACAAGACAGAGTAAAGATAAAATCATACAAGTAGAGATAAAAACAGTATCTCTTTTGCTTTCCTGTCGCCATCGCAATCTGTCTTCTAAATCAGCTCCTGCTGAATGACTATTTTGTTTATTTAATTTGGCAGCAAGCTCGTTTTCCTCTGATTCTCTTTTAGCCCACGAATCTCCATGTGCATGATTTACCGATACGAGCTGTTTCTCTAATGTTTTATCTACTGCTAACTGAATTTGCTGTGCTTGTGATTCTGCAAGCCGCTTTTTCTCATAATAAATCTCCCTCTTTTGCTCTTCCTCATTCAATAAAACTTGCAAGTCTCCCCGAATAAGTAAATCTGTTGTCTGAGCTAAAGTTTTTCTCAGCTCAAAAATACGTTCGTCCATTTTTTCCTCTAAAAGGGCGATTCGTGCTTTCTCAGCTAACCTTTGCTTTTCTAACAATCGTTCCTCACGTAATTTAGCAGCACTTTTATTTTCTTCCATAACTTTTTCATCCCTTTTTTCTCAGTTAAGCATTGAGCCCCAAATCAATGCCTGTTATGCATAGTATAGCAACTTTTTTATATAACGACAATCTTAAAATAAAAAAGCATAGACCTGAACTGCAACTCCAACAATGCTTTTAAAATCTTTATCAAAAACTAAATTTCAAAACAGCAAAAACCAGATTGGAAAATCCAATCTGGCTAAACTCATATTCAAGCAATTTATTGCCCCGGCCAGTTCAGTCCAACATGAGAATTCATTTCCTGATAGGCAGTATCAATCCGTGCTCTAGTTTCTTGGTTCAGTTTGTCTCGATACTTGCCACCTTCGACAAAGTCATCCAAAATCCAGGTCTGATAAGTGTATAAAGGTAGACCGTCTACTGAAGTAGCGCTCTTTTCAACTCGGCTGACCCAGCTCGGATGAGCCTGAGCACTTTTTATCTGCGTGCCCTTTGGTGTTTTTTCAATGGTAACATCCATCAGCACTCCGCGCTCAGTCCAATGAGCATTTTCAATCTCCTCCATGGTTTCGATGCGCTGATTGGAAATAAAATTCCCCATAGAATACATAATCAGCTTCTTCTGGCCGTCTTTCTCTAAAATCTCCGCCGGCTGAACCACATGCGGATGCCCTCCAAAGACGATATCTGCTCCCCAGTCAACCATTTTATGGTAGAGGGTCATCTGCTCCTCTGTTGGCTCCAACTGGTACTCTATCCCCATCTGAGGCATGACGACTGTGATGTCAGCTTCCTTTTCTGCCCGCTCAATCTCGGCTCGCATCTTTTCTTCATCCAGATCGGACAGGCGATTATCATAATCTTCCTGATTGAGAAGCCCCTCCATACCATTGTAACCATAGGAGTAAGCCAGCAGTGCAATCTTAATGCCTTTGACTTCCTTTATCAAAATCGGTGCCTGACTGCGTTTTTCATGCGGGTAAACACCGATGGGAGTGATTCCCTCTTTTTCAAAAGCCTGAGCTGTAGTAAAAACTCCCTCCAAGCCAGAGTCTAAAATGTGGTTATGAGCCAGGTCCATCACCTGATAGCCTGCCTCCTTGATTGCTGGAACTACAGCTTCCGGAGCATTAAAGAGCGGATAGCCATTTAGGGGATAGCCCGGCCGAATCGTGCCTTCAAAGTCCCCTAAGACCAAATCTCCCTGCTGAAGCCATTCTTTGGCATAGTGGAAATTCTCAGAAAAATCATAAGTTCCGTCTTCTTTCTGGGCACTCAGATAAAGGCCGTCGTGATAAAGCAAATCCCCAGTCGCCATGATACGAACCGTCTGATTCTGTGAGGAATCTGACTGCTGCTCTTTCTTACTAGGCAACAGAAAGGAGAAGTCCTGCACATGCTCTGACAGCAGAATTAAGCCAGCTGACAGTCCAACAACTGTTAAAAGCACTCCGACAAACTGCCGATTGCTAAGCTGTTTTTGAAAGAACTTAGGACGAGGAAGCGGCAACTTCTTAATCCAATCCCGCCAAGCTTGGTAGGCATCTGTCAGAAGAGTGTGCTCCGTAGCAAAACCCGATATCTTTTTCCAAAGTTCCTGAAAAAAAGTCTGAATCTTCTCCCAAAGAAATTTTTTATCCATCGCATTTCTCCGCTTTTTCTTGCTTGATAACAGCACATCAATCTTTACTATATTGTACTATTTTTATCACCAAAAGGAAAGAAAAGCAAAAAGCAGGAGCTGGGAGAAGCATGCTATAATCTTCAAATTGTAGCAATCTCTCCCATTCTCCTGCTTCATTTTCTATTTTTTCAATTCTAAGAGCTGATTGCCGAGCTGAAACTCGGCTTTCATTCTCAAACAAAACCTCCTACATCAACGGTCAGCACTTGGCCGTCTCGGACAACCTGTCGCCCTGCAATGTAGACATCCTGAACATCGCTGCCTTTGACTGCGTACACTAGGTGCGACAGCATATTTTCCAAAGGATAGAGATGAAGTCGTCCCTTAGGTTGAATGACAATGAAATCGGCTTGTTTGCCCGTTTCCAGACTGCCGATTTTTTTCTCTAAGCCCAGAGCTTTGGCTCCTTCAATGGTCAAAGCTTTCAAGGCCTGCTCAATCGTAAACTGAGTCGCATCGCCTGCCCGCATCTTCTGAAGAAGGGCAGCTGTCCGACCTTCTTCAAACATATCCAGATTATTATTGGAAGCGACAGAGTCCGTCGCTAGGCCAACGGTCACCCCTGCGGCTAATAAGTCCGTCACCGGAGCTACTCCAGAAGCCAACTTGAGGTTGCTGATAGGATTGTGGGCAATGCTGACTGGTGAAGCCGCTAAATCCGCAATCTCTGACGGATTCAGTTCAACTCCGTGAGCAAAAATTGCTGGCCGATCCAAGTAGCCCAAGCCTTTTAAGAAAGCCAGAGGCCTTTTGCCATAGCGCTGCAGGATAATTTTATTTTCTTCCTGGGTCTCAGCTACATGGATATGAAGCTTCAAGTCCAGCTCACGCGCTAGCTCAAGACTGCCCTTGAGCAAAGCTTCGTCACAGGCATAAGGGGAATGAGGCGCCACCATAACCTGAAAATCTTCATCATCATAGGAGCGGATTTTCTCAATAATGGCCCGAGTACGTGCCAGAGTCTCTTCTGCCGTTTCCGCCTCTGAGCTAAAGAGTGTTGGTGAGAAATAGCAGCGCATACCAGACTGCCGCACAGTCTGATAAATCCGGTCAATATCCACTCCCTGAGGATTATACATGTCGTTAAAAGTCGTTGTTCCTGACAGCAACATTTCAGCGAGAGCCAGCTGGACAGCCTCGGTCGTTAGATCCTCCGTGAATTGACTTTCTGCTGGCCAGATATAGTCCTCCAGCCATTCATGCAGATTGCTGTCATCACGAATCCCGCGCAGCAAGGTCATGGCCGAGTGAGTATGACAGTTAACCAGTCCTGGCATGATCCAAGCACCTTCATAATCCACTGTTTCACTGCATTTCCCTAGCCAGTTTTCATCATAGGGACCGCAGTAGGCAATGCGGTCGTCCTCAACCACTAGCAGCCCGTCCCGGTAAACATGAAATGCGCTGTCACAG
This window of the Streptococcus sanguinis genome carries:
- a CDS encoding glycoside hydrolase family 1 protein, with protein sequence MQMGKFPQNFLWGGATAANQYEGAYNLDGKGLSVQDVTPKGGVPAKPGDRNPLITEGPTADNLKLEGIDFYHRYKEDIALFAEMGFKVYRTSIAWSRIFPNGDEPEPNEAGLQFYDNLFDELAKYGIEPLITLSHYETPLHLARQFNGWANRDLIGFYERYVRTVFTRYKDKVKYWLTFNEINSVLHAPFMSGGIATPAEELSKQDLYQAVHHELVASALATKIGHEINPDFKIGCMVLAMPAYPMTPKPEDVLAAREFENQNYLFSDIHARGKYPAYINRFFKENGIEIQFAPGDKELLAENTVDFISFSYYMSVVAAHDPENYSSGRGNLLGGILNPHLASSEWGWQIDPVGLRLVLNSFYDRYQLPLFIVENGLGAKDVLVDGPTGPTVEDDYRIDYLKQHLQQVGEALEDGVELLGYTTWGCIDLVSASTAELSKRYGFIYVDRNDDGSGTLARYKKKSFDWYKEVIATNGDSLYQD
- a CDS encoding AraC family transcriptional regulator; this translates as MIDLGQLHKNTVFKNQGTPYSLTRTITENGHPDILFHWHTDVEMIYVHEGKAQFHIDDDYFNSEKGDIILIRPNALHSIHPINDERHYMDAINFHLDLMGYSAMDQASINYLQPLYNGQLDLTHVIKPTDTAYAEIRQCLLAAMETGYFRKSHYEFQLKAQLNQLFYLLFENGYVISKDLSPEGYRKEEKIRSIIDYINTHYQEDLNIDQLAGICGYSSTHFMNFFKKHLGVSCIEYLIQFRLRKAAELLQHSNLSVLEISSQAGFNNLSNFNRQFKKYYQMTPSQYRKK
- a CDS encoding CapA family protein, which codes for MDKKFLWEKIQTFFQELWKKISGFATEHTLLTDAYQAWRDWIKKLPLPRPKFFQKQLSNRQFVGVLLTVVGLSAGLILLSEHVQDFSFLLPSKKEQQSDSSQNQTVRIMATGDLLYHDGLYLSAQKEDGTYDFSENFHYAKEWLQQGDLVLGDFEGTIRPGYPLNGYPLFNAPEAVVPAIKEAGYQVMDLAHNHILDSGLEGVFTTAQAFEKEGITPIGVYPHEKRSQAPILIKEVKGIKIALLAYSYGYNGMEGLLNQEDYDNRLSDLDEEKMRAEIERAEKEADITVVMPQMGIEYQLEPTEEQMTLYHKMVDWGADIVFGGHPHVVQPAEILEKDGQKKLIMYSMGNFISNQRIETMEEIENAHWTERGVLMDVTIEKTPKGTQIKSAQAHPSWVSRVEKSATSVDGLPLYTYQTWILDDFVEGGKYRDKLNQETRARIDTAYQEMNSHVGLNWPGQ
- a CDS encoding TRZ/ATZ family protein, which gives rise to MKAYTNVNLVTCDSAFHVYRDGLLVVEDDRIAYCGPYDENWLGKCSETVDYEGAWIMPGLVNCHTHSAMTLLRGIRDDSNLHEWLEDYIWPAESQFTEDLTTEAVQLALAEMLLSGTTTFNDMYNPQGVDIDRIYQTVRQSGMRCYFSPTLFSSEAETAEETLARTRAIIEKIRSYDDEDFQVMVAPHSPYACDEALLKGSLELARELDLKLHIHVAETQEENKIILQRYGKRPLAFLKGLGYLDRPAIFAHGVELNPSEIADLAASPVSIAHNPISNLKLASGVAPVTDLLAAGVTVGLATDSVASNNNLDMFEEGRTAALLQKMRAGDATQFTIEQALKALTIEGAKALGLEKKIGSLETGKQADFIVIQPKGRLHLYPLENMLSHLVYAVKGSDVQDVYIAGRQVVRDGQVLTVDVGGFV